A region from the Streptomyces tsukubensis genome encodes:
- a CDS encoding TetR/AcrR family transcriptional regulator — protein sequence MNPPLPRFERLAPERRAEILAVSRSRFAEHGPQNASYNKIIEAAGISKTAAYHYFDGRDDLLAAVLEDVRERLLRALGPWTPAEDAAAFWARLETGTDTLTSHLLGHPDDLALAEAAAALDGGAAWQGWFAALVADGQRLGAIRTDLDQELLVSATVAVIGAADLWALTALAGGRRPDRAQVWSLLRGLWGREGDPHAH from the coding sequence ATGAACCCACCCCTCCCCCGCTTCGAACGTCTGGCACCGGAACGGCGGGCCGAGATCCTGGCCGTCTCCCGGAGCCGGTTCGCCGAGCACGGGCCGCAGAACGCCTCGTACAACAAGATCATCGAAGCGGCGGGCATCTCGAAGACCGCCGCCTACCACTACTTCGACGGCAGGGACGACCTCCTCGCGGCCGTACTGGAGGACGTACGGGAACGGCTGCTCCGGGCCCTGGGGCCATGGACCCCGGCCGAGGACGCCGCCGCCTTCTGGGCCCGGCTGGAGACCGGTACCGACACACTCACCTCGCATCTGCTCGGGCATCCCGACGATCTGGCCCTCGCGGAGGCCGCCGCCGCCCTGGACGGAGGTGCGGCATGGCAGGGCTGGTTCGCCGCCCTGGTCGCCGACGGACAGCGGCTCGGCGCCATCCGGACCGACCTGGACCAGGAGTTGCTGGTCTCCGCGACGGTCGCCGTCATCGGAGCCGCCGACCTCTGGGCGCTCACCGCCCTGGCCGGCGGCCGGCGGCCCGATCGCGCGCAGGTCTGGTCCCTGCTCCGCGGACTGTGGGGCCGGGAAGGGGACCCGCATGCGCACTGA
- a CDS encoding GNAT family N-acetyltransferase, whose translation MAESGGPPVLDDTASVAACRTVLSAAFAAEPATRWICGGSATTVRERWFATTLAAHATLPGGRRLSLAEDGEPVAAAVLTPPGSTPAGRARAAWAVRTAVGCGPAALTRTLRYLDATESTAPAGAWTLEFLGVVPARRGRGAGSRLLARALAGLHPPGGVFLTTADPANEPLYRRFGFLTLRSIPVGPLTTTAMWRPAGQGDATVR comes from the coding sequence ATGGCTGAGTCCGGCGGACCGCCGGTCCTCGACGATACGGCCTCCGTGGCGGCCTGCCGCACCGTCCTGAGCGCGGCCTTCGCCGCGGAGCCCGCGACCCGGTGGATCTGCGGCGGCTCCGCGACGACGGTCCGGGAGCGCTGGTTCGCCACCACGCTGGCCGCCCATGCCACACTGCCCGGCGGACGCCGGCTGAGCCTCGCCGAGGACGGGGAGCCGGTCGCCGCCGCGGTCCTGACACCTCCGGGCAGCACCCCGGCCGGGCGCGCCCGGGCCGCCTGGGCGGTCCGCACCGCGGTCGGCTGCGGACCGGCGGCCCTGACCCGGACCCTGCGCTATCTGGACGCCACCGAGTCCACGGCCCCGGCGGGCGCCTGGACCCTGGAGTTCCTGGGCGTCGTCCCGGCCCGGCGGGGCCGGGGCGCGGGCAGCCGCCTGCTGGCCCGCGCCCTGGCGGGACTGCACCCCCCGGGCGGTGTCTTCCTCACCACCGCGGACCCCGCCAACGAGCCGCTGTACCGGCGGTTCGGGTTCCTGACGCTGCGCAGCATCCCCGTCGGGCCGCTGACCACCACCGCGATGTGGCGGCCTGCAGGGCAGGGGGACGCCACGGTCCGGTGA
- a CDS encoding TetR/AcrR family transcriptional regulator translates to MTSGRGRGLRRDAEANRERLVAAAREVFAERGLGAPLDDIARRAGVNIATLYRRFPDRDSLVEAVLADRLDDLAELAEQALRRSDPWDGFQWFVERACAMQAADRGVTEAFTACFPGSPGMEEPRTRALTALDTLIGRACEQGRLRPGVTSGDVMLFLMANAGVLRATRDAAPGAWKRLVALLVEACRADGERGGVPLPPAVTPGELHDAMVSARPLR, encoded by the coding sequence ATGACATCGGGTCGGGGCAGAGGACTGCGGCGGGACGCGGAGGCCAACCGGGAGCGGCTGGTGGCGGCGGCGCGCGAGGTCTTCGCCGAGCGCGGGCTGGGCGCGCCGCTGGACGACATCGCGCGCCGCGCCGGAGTGAACATCGCCACCCTCTACCGCCGCTTTCCCGACCGGGATTCCCTGGTCGAGGCGGTGCTGGCGGACCGCCTCGACGACCTCGCCGAACTGGCCGAACAGGCGCTGCGGCGCAGCGATCCCTGGGACGGCTTCCAGTGGTTCGTGGAGCGGGCCTGCGCGATGCAGGCGGCGGACCGGGGCGTGACCGAGGCCTTCACCGCCTGCTTCCCGGGCTCCCCTGGCATGGAGGAGCCCAGGACGCGTGCCCTCACGGCCCTGGACACCCTGATCGGGCGGGCGTGCGAGCAGGGGCGGCTGCGGCCCGGAGTGACCAGCGGGGACGTCATGCTCTTCCTGATGGCCAACGCGGGGGTGCTGAGGGCCACCCGGGACGCGGCGCCCGGCGCCTGGAAGCGGCTGGTGGCGCTGCTTGTCGAGGCCTGCCGCGCGGACGGGGAGCGGGGCGGGGTGCCGCTGCCTCCGGCGGTCACTCCCGGGGAACTCCACGACGCGATGGTCAGCGCCCGGCCCCTCCGCTGA
- a CDS encoding DoxX family protein codes for MNTVLRGARVVLVLLFTAAGTMKLTLSQEALLPLMPWVDAVPMGAVRGIGALEVLGAAGLVLPSLVPAAALLLPLAAGGLALLIAGGGALHISRGEYPQSAGNAVVLALAILVARCGPAPLPGRTGRTGRTARLCGERAG; via the coding sequence GTGAACACCGTTCTCCGAGGCGCCCGGGTGGTGCTGGTGCTGCTCTTCACCGCGGCGGGCACCATGAAACTGACCCTCTCCCAGGAGGCCCTGCTTCCCCTGATGCCGTGGGTGGACGCCGTCCCGATGGGAGCGGTGCGCGGCATCGGCGCCCTCGAAGTCCTGGGCGCGGCGGGGCTGGTGCTGCCCTCCCTCGTTCCGGCCGCCGCGCTGTTGCTGCCGCTCGCCGCGGGTGGGCTCGCCCTGCTGATCGCGGGCGGCGGAGCCCTTCACATCAGCCGGGGCGAGTACCCCCAGAGCGCCGGGAACGCGGTGGTGCTGGCGCTCGCGATCCTGGTCGCCCGCTGCGGCCCGGCGCCCCTGCCCGGCCGGACCGGCCGGACCGGCCGGACCGCGCGGCTGTGCGGCGAACGCGCCGGGTGA
- a CDS encoding bifunctional serine/threonine-protein kinase/ABC transporter substrate-binding protein: MHALRPEDPESLGGHRLLARLGSGGMGTVYLARAADGTPVALKVIRAEYAADPAFRARFRREVQLAAGLRGPWTVPVTAADTEAAAPWLAGAFVPGPSVAEAVALLGALPLRTVAVLGARLAHALAEVHAAGLVHRDVKPGNILLALDGPRLIDFGIARGAGAAVLTAPDAVVGTPGYLAPEQTRTAGGEPAPPGDLFALGCVLAYAATGRRPFGTGDPGAVLYRTVHEEPDLEGLDARVPPELAGAIAGCLAKEPARRPTAAGLRAICEAAGGAGGEDWLPPEVLRLVADRSARALDPPPRPAPAPAEVSATEPPTVGALPRPTRRRALTIGGSVLAVAASGATAALWPVLRDRGGQGTDRPVPTRTIALQADLSGSTRDIGTAQERGARIAIAGHNARKDVPFRLALTVRDDRGEAGRADAVARSLVANPAVCAVIGPSSVAAVRAAAGRYTEASMPFLLVSPDPDEVGLGLADARTLAAVRASSSFRVGPVISYLTWVADSRRTAVVEDTAAGAAARSLSRELKEAPPNSDSGGAVSVHPQPADRDAFTAVVREALETRPQAVVFAGTSAVRAAACARALAAAGFRGTCAGFEPAMRPEFLKAAGSAAEGWVFEAPYTEPQSAGTKAARAFTTAYREKYGTAPARWSAEAHDAVGLIAAALVAFGSRTSVEAGDVAERIFRSSYAGVAKPLRFAQDGTHALRMESSAFLYRVQKGAFRYLGRFDQVK; this comes from the coding sequence ATGCACGCACTGCGTCCCGAGGACCCCGAGTCGCTCGGCGGGCACCGGCTGCTCGCCCGCCTCGGCTCGGGCGGAATGGGCACGGTCTATCTGGCCCGGGCCGCCGACGGGACGCCCGTCGCCCTGAAGGTGATCCGCGCCGAATACGCCGCCGATCCGGCGTTCCGGGCCCGCTTCCGCCGCGAGGTTCAGCTGGCGGCGGGGCTGAGGGGACCGTGGACGGTTCCGGTGACGGCGGCCGACACCGAGGCCGCCGCGCCCTGGCTGGCCGGTGCCTTTGTGCCGGGCCCGTCCGTCGCCGAGGCGGTGGCCCTGCTCGGGGCGCTGCCGCTCCGGACGGTCGCCGTGCTCGGGGCCCGGCTGGCGCACGCACTCGCCGAGGTGCACGCGGCGGGGCTGGTGCACCGGGACGTCAAACCCGGCAATATCCTGCTCGCCCTCGACGGCCCCCGGCTGATCGACTTCGGGATCGCCCGGGGCGCGGGGGCGGCGGTGCTCACCGCCCCGGACGCGGTGGTCGGCACACCCGGGTATCTCGCCCCCGAGCAGACCCGGACCGCGGGCGGCGAACCGGCCCCGCCCGGTGACCTCTTCGCACTCGGCTGCGTGCTGGCCTATGCCGCGACCGGGCGGCGGCCGTTCGGAACCGGGGACCCCGGCGCGGTCCTCTACCGTACGGTCCACGAGGAGCCCGATCTCGAAGGGCTCGACGCGCGGGTGCCGCCGGAACTGGCGGGGGCGATCGCCGGATGTCTGGCCAAGGAGCCCGCGCGGCGGCCCACCGCTGCCGGACTCCGGGCGATCTGCGAGGCCGCCGGGGGAGCGGGCGGCGAGGACTGGCTGCCGCCCGAGGTGCTGCGCCTGGTGGCCGACCGCTCGGCGCGGGCGCTGGACCCGCCGCCCCGCCCGGCCCCGGCGCCCGCCGAGGTGTCCGCCACCGAGCCGCCGACGGTCGGTGCGCTGCCGCGGCCCACCCGGCGCAGGGCCCTGACGATCGGCGGCTCGGTCCTGGCCGTCGCCGCCTCCGGCGCCACCGCGGCCCTGTGGCCGGTGCTCCGCGACCGGGGCGGCCAGGGGACCGACCGCCCGGTGCCGACCCGTACGATCGCACTCCAGGCGGATCTGTCCGGCAGTACCCGGGACATCGGTACGGCGCAGGAGCGCGGGGCGCGGATCGCGATCGCCGGTCACAACGCCCGCAAGGACGTGCCCTTCCGGCTCGCCCTCACCGTCCGGGACGACCGGGGCGAAGCCGGACGTGCCGATGCGGTCGCCCGGAGCCTGGTCGCGAACCCTGCCGTCTGCGCGGTGATCGGTCCCAGCAGCGTCGCCGCCGTCCGCGCCGCCGCAGGCCGGTACACCGAGGCGTCGATGCCGTTCCTCCTCGTCTCGCCGGACCCGGACGAGGTGGGGCTGGGCCTGGCGGACGCCCGTACCCTGGCCGCCGTCCGGGCGTCCTCCTCGTTCCGCGTCGGACCGGTGATCTCCTATCTGACCTGGGTGGCCGACAGCCGCCGTACGGCCGTCGTCGAGGACACCGCCGCGGGCGCGGCGGCCCGGTCCTTGAGCCGGGAACTGAAGGAGGCGCCGCCGAACTCGGACAGCGGCGGCGCGGTGTCCGTACATCCGCAGCCCGCGGACCGGGATGCTTTCACGGCGGTGGTCCGCGAGGCGCTGGAGACCCGGCCGCAGGCCGTGGTCTTCGCCGGTACCTCCGCGGTCCGCGCCGCGGCCTGTGCCCGCGCGCTCGCCGCGGCCGGATTCAGGGGGACGTGCGCGGGCTTCGAGCCCGCGATGCGGCCGGAGTTCCTGAAAGCGGCCGGGAGCGCTGCCGAGGGCTGGGTGTTCGAAGCGCCCTACACCGAGCCGCAGTCGGCCGGTACGAAGGCCGCCCGGGCGTTCACCACCGCCTACCGGGAGAAGTACGGTACGGCCCCGGCCCGCTGGTCCGCCGAAGCCCATGACGCGGTGGGACTGATCGCCGCCGCCCTCGTCGCGTTCGGATCGCGGACCTCCGTCGAAGCGGGTGATGTCGCCGAACGGATCTTCCGCTCCTCCTACGCGGGAGTGGCCAAACCGCTCCGCTTCGCCCAGGACGGCACCCATGCGCTCCGGATGGAGTCGTCGGCGTTCCTGTACCGGGTCCAGAAGGGGGCGTTCCGGTATCTCGGCCGCTTCGACCAGGTGAAGTGA